A window of Pyrus communis chromosome 3, drPyrComm1.1, whole genome shotgun sequence genomic DNA:
TATCCACGGAGAGTACAGCACCAGCAACAGCACCCAATCCAATTCGAATCCATAGTGCTATATTAAAGAACGTAGAAAAAGTTAATTATTACAACCCCATATTTTATAAATGCCATATCCCAATCTTATATTCGATCATATACCAAGACATTGAGGCTAACATTTCTAACTAAAAGCCTAGAAATCATAAAGCAAAGAACAAATCTTTTGTCTTGTAATCAATGATGCCTATATAATCAAATTTCGCTTACCAAAGTGGTCTTACTAATATTATtcacagaaaagaaaattgaatgaaaagaaaataagatagACCAAaaatctttctttgatttgagctcacccaataaaaaatccttcaattaagagaaaagaataaatcATACTTTCATACAATATCTTAATTGAATTAgcctttggattgaataaattagaGGAGAATCAAGCGATTGAATAAAATAGACGACATGAGTGTAAAAATCATTACCTTTTGATCTCGTCACATCTGCAATTCATAGTATCATCATATCCTGTGAACCAGATTTCTTAGACTGATGCTTAGCTTCAGTACTAAATTTTTACATGACTAATTTGAGAGATTAGAGGTGTGTGAGATATGAAGTTTTTAGTGTTCATGTACATTTGAAGAGAGATTTGTTATGTTTtctaagggaaaaaaaatatagaaaaggaTAATAGAAGGCTCTGTTTGGTGTTCTGAACAACTAAATCGATCCTTTCATGGGATTTATTTTCAATCTTGATTATGCATTTCTTCAAAGATAAAGATAACAAATATTTTAAGCGATTCATCACATGCTTCGAGTAATGCATGTTAAATCTTACCAAGGAGTTGGAATTTGGTTCGGATGCTTCTGGCAAATGAGTTGTCCAGTTGTCAAGTCCTTATGCATTTATTTTACACAGTTGAGACACGCGTGTCAAAACGTTTGATACATGCCTTACATAGAAATGTATCATTCTGCAAAACAGTATGTAATACTTTTGTATAAGGAATAATAATCATCtataaaatatttattcaaaatgtAAAAATGCAGTGATATGTTTTTTAAGAAGagttaaaaacatataattaaattttatacctTGTGTAAATCAGGATCTAGAAAAGCCACTTCGTCACTTGTCAATTTCTTGCTTGTGCGTAAAACTTCAGCCTCACTTACTTGTTACAATTTGCAAACACGTATGATCAAAATGTAAAATTGTTTGAATAATTTTATGAAACtgatatttcttttatttttataacagCGAATACAGTTTAATTGTGTTAAGAGTTATAAAAATACTTACACTGACTTGTACGCATTAACTTCTGGGATGTCCGGATCAACAAAGAAAAGTGATTAGCCAATGCTGTTCATCACAATTTCATCTGTGCATTGAAAAAATGATAAGAAAGTGCAAAGAAAATGCTGATAAATGGTTTTACTCACATAGGCCAAGTATGAGAACGGCATGATACAATTACTTACTGTACCATGATTTTAATTGTAATGCACAAAGTTTTAAAAAGctgaaaataaaagagaaaaataattaataacagAGATTGAGAATCAATTTATTAatgtatttgaaaattaatcaatcatatataaaacaaagaaatatgataaatcACAGGAAGTGaatatgattaaattatgtGAGGAGAAAAGAtttaaacaatttatataaagcTATGTTCAAAAATAATAGTAAACAAAGATACAAAAGATTCGTTCTAACTAAGTTGAGTATCTATATAAAGCTTCACCTTTAAGCTTGTAAAAACGACAACAATTAGGAGAGGCAGTGTTTCGACAGACGAAAAGCAAGATTCGTCTACAACATCCGCCCATTGTGTTAACAGTGAGATGTTCCCTTCTACggaaaatcaaatcagaaacaaatatatacacGTTTTTCAATACAAAGCAAATTCTTAAGACAATTTATAATAAAAGTGATAATAAACAAGGAACAACCTGACATTTTGAATATGTATGTCACACTTGTATGCTACCCTTTGATTAATCCGTTTTGGCTCTAAACATTGTACTGCAGTGAGATGACTAATGACATCTTGTAATTTAAAAGGTAAATATAAACATTAGTGTTTTTAATCTGTATATATGGACACACATATGATAATATCACCTGTAAGAATGTCAACTTTGTTCAAGTGCAGATAAAGGGTGTTGTAATCCTGTAAGAAAAACCAGTGTCGGGGATGGGTTGAAACACATTTGATAGCTTTTTGAAGTTTGTTTTACCACTGAAAATAAGTTGGGTCTCATACAGCACCACCTTGTACTGCCCCTTCATTCTAGTGGTCTGAAAATTTATGATTTCATAGCAACCACCAGGTTCAATTTTTGAAGCTATGGTCTCATAGTCAATGTCTGATGTGGAGCCTTGAACCGCATGGAGAGATGCAATAAATTGTTAACATGGAGAGATGCAATAACATCGAGAGATAGAATGGatgaaaataattaaaccaCTCGAaccaacattttaaaattttaaaaacagaAGAATATAAAAAAGTTTAGACAGAGCATAAAGTTcgtctaaaaatatttatttcctATGTTTACTTGGAGTCTGAATACATTACAGGATATTGCTCGAATAAGATTACATCTCATTCATTATATGGAATCAAACAATGATGTAAAATTAATGATAGAATATATATCAATGTGTTATgatcatctatatatatatatatatatatatatatatatatatttaagatTCACTATTGAATACATTAAAAAGTATGATAAACAACAATATTAATTGGCTAATCAATCATTCTTGCTATAATTCttgatcaaaataataaaacaatattttCTCATCGTCTCATCAAGCAAAATGCAGTGCAGAGATGTGTATTTCTCAGTAGTTCCTGAAACCGTTGATTTCCATATTCTGCACACGCGAGCTTTGATTTTCTCAACTTTTATATACGGGCGTAATTCATAGATGAGAGTTATTTAAACCAAACATAAGTTTTATAAGTTAAAGAATTGTTATCACCAAGTCTtagaataaataattatataagTAATAATATTAATCAAATTGCTAAGCAGCATATATATAGCCAATAAATCAGATAAATTAGAtattttttgtatatttaatATATTAGAGTATAAAACTTAGACCAAATGTGTAACCTTTAGAGCAGTTCCAGTGTGGGAACCCTCCCCCCAGGCAATATACTATTTAATCCACCTAGTGAACAGTAATTacctttaatgaacagtaatcatcttttgcatctccaccgttgcacttgaATAGCTCTGGCAatagataataaaatattaatttttttctcatcCAATCCATCAAACATCTCATcaccctttccttttttttttttgtttgaccggttcttcttcctctctctctctctctctctctctcttctctctctctttcccttcttcCCCTCATTTACGTTTATTTGACcggttcttcttcctctctctctctctctctctcttttctttctctctttcccttcttcCCCTCATTTACGTTTTTCCCTCATTCCACCATCATCATCTCTCCTCTTCTCTGCTTTCATTCCCTCCCTCCTCGGTTTCTCCTTCTTCCCCAGTCTCTGTCTTCCTCTCCTCTTCTCTGCTTTCATTCCCTTCCCTCCCTCTTCCACTTCCCTTCTCTCTACACATAGCGGCAATTCgatgatccttttttttttttttttttaatttctggtTTGATTTATTTGCTGCCGATCAAATTTGATCCTATATGCGGTGGTTTTAGAATCGCAATTTTAttggaaattttaatttaattttttgaaattgatTCTGATTAGTTGATGTTTTTCGTTGAAATTGAGGGTTTGGGTGTGTAGATCCAGGTCAAATGAGGGGAAGGAGGACGGGGAGATGCAAGGTCGGCGCATGCACCGATGCCGCACATCAGCCACACGTCACACAGCCCTTAGGCTCTCAGGCTGTCGATTCCTGCCTGGCCTCTCGCTCGGGCCTGCTCGGGCCTGCTCGGGCTTGCTCGCCAGCACACGCTGGACTTCATCACTCGGGCTCTTTGGCCCTGTTCCTGCGCCTGTCCCTCGGGCTGGAGCACacggtggaagtgctcttagGCACTCTAGCTAACCATTTTTTGGGCATAAACAGAACAATTACTGACTAAATAATAATGTTATGCAAAACTAACATAATAACACAACCGCAGAATAAGAATAAGTCACAAAAATACATGACAATAAgagaaagtaaaaaacaaagaaaaatgaaagcaaATCAAAGAACCTCAACTAATTGGACACCTaaattctttaaatccaaaacTAACAGCTCATTATACATACTTCCCAAGTTATTATAATAAACCACAGCAATAAATAAAAAGCTTTACAACACATTCTAATTAAAATCTAAGGAAAAAAAAGTTTAGTTTTTTCCATTTTAAAGTCGAAGaaacaaaacccacaaattTAAATAACCATGTGAATCTTACCCTCTAATGTTTCATAAGCACAGAAACTATCCAAGATGTTGTTCTCCCTTTGCAAGTgcaacctgcaaaacaaatCAAGCAACCAAAAAACAAACGAAAGGGTAAGTAACAAAGCTCAAAAACCCTAGCACAAAAATGTCATAAAACAGGATAAAAATAGccaaaaaaacatataaactgTGACTAACCCTCTTAGCACCAACCAGAACCCGAAACCCAGGCAAAACCCCAAATCagtttaaaaacaaattacTCCAAACAGCTGATATCATAATGAAAGAAATCTAAAGTGctgtcgttttttttttttttaccaacgAAAAACATGACAGCAACACAAAAAAAGACCACGACAACTGAACAAAAAATTGTGAGCAgcgaaagaaaaaataaacagtaAAAGAAATTACCTCTGAGAACGACATACAATGACAGAGAAGAAAGCGAGAGCAAGAAGAGAAATGAAAAGCCAGGaaagaaaaagcaaacaaaCCCAACAAAGAACTCAGCGATCATCGACAGCTGGCAGCAATGATACACATCTttccaccaaaaaataaaaaaataaaaaaacacaaatttggaaCATGCAGGGAGAAAAGGATGgaaaagggaagagagagaaacaaaagcTGTGCATGGATGGAGAGAGACCGCGTCTATCCAtcagaaaaaataattaaaaaacacaaTATCATAGCATCTGGAACATGcccaaaaaaaatgatagaaaagGGGAGAGATTCATAAATaagtttcttttcttggccGTCCAAGCAAAACCCAATAGCCTAACGAGATTTCGGTGTTGAAGCTTGGCTACCAATACCATCTCGTTCTTAAACTCTTCCGAGCCTTAGCCAGAGTTCCTTGATAGCCTCTTCACATCTACTTCTTGACCGTTTGAAAGTATACGCTGCAACAAAACTTCAATCAAACAATGAAACGTCCATTCATGGCATTCATGGACAGCTTCTGAGGGTCCAAAATTATTCAGATTTTACATGCATAAAAGTTGGAACTTTGTAGACCTCAAGGAGCACTCATATCATATACTGACTAACATACCCTGTAAACTTGACCGAAACCACCTTCGCCTAACTTGTGATCATTGGAGAATTTGCTCGTGGCTGCTTGGATGGTAGCAAAATCAAATTGCAAAGACTCGACAGTAGTAATGTCATTCTCACCTGCACAACCAACCAAACCATAGAAGCATAATGTTTATAGATGACGAATAAATGAATGGAAAACTAAcgaaagagttgaaaagtttaagttttagtgataatgataaaataaagagtaaaatgaatagtattatgtttgattttttaatgtaaaaatatgatttttcattaaagtgaacagtacagcgggtttttcgttaaaactctcataaATGAAAGGAGAATCAACGAGACTaaaggctggtttggtattgttatgctttgataaaaaattgtttttgttatgacgtaagaataaactcatttttgctgcttcacgttttcaattttttttttacctaaaactgtgaaaataagttgttttcaagtgtttaccaaaaatctttttgaatttttttttttttatatctattttttataaaagtatcCAGTAGCAAACGAGTACTAAACAAAAGGAGAATTGCAGAAGAATATATTTGTTAACCTGCTGCTGCTTGATTGTACTTCTTTCTTGCTCTCCTAGTTATGCATCagtaagcaaaaacaaaaagtagcAGAGATACAAATATTGGTACAACCATGGCAACAATTGTAAGAGTTGGGAATAAGCGTTTTGTACAAGCGACCCAGTTATCTTAGTAATTTTTTGACAACCGTGGATTTGATGGATCTGGGATTTATCGGGCCTAATTTCACCTGGAGGGGAATAAGAAAGGGACAATCTTATCGAGGAGAGGTTGGACCGGGCAGCTGCTAATGGTATGTGGCAAGACCTTTGGCCTAATACTGTGGTCAGTCATGAGACGGCTGTTGGTTCTGATCACTGTCCGATTGTGGTTCAATCTCAGCCTCCGATTAGGAAAGGAAAAAAGCCTTTTCGTTTTGAGGCTTTCTGGGCTAAGGATGAAGAGTGTAAGAATATTGTGCTTAAGAGTTGGAGGCTGCAAGGTAGAGAGAACTGGATGGATACGTGGCATCATAAACTCTCGGTTTGTAAGTCTTCTCTATTGAATTGgagtaaaaacaaatttaagaaAAGAGGGATGGAGATTGAGGCTTTGGTGAATCATCTAGATTGTCTGCAATTTAATTGGGGAGACATAGGGTGAGATGGCTTCGTGAGGGAGATGCTAACAAGGCGTTTTTCCATCGATCAACCCTCTATAGGCGAAGAATTAATAAGATCGCCAAAATCAAAGGGGTGGACGGAAATTGGGTGGAAGATAGTCGTCTGGTCTCGGGCTTAGTGGAGGAGCACTTCCAAGCTTTGTTTACATCAGGTGGCAGTAGGGACTGGGGAGATTTGCTTGATTGTATTGAGCCTTTGATCTCGGACACGATGAACGCAGAACTTATTAAACCTGTGTCTGAGGCAGAAATCAAGGAAGCGACTTATCAAATGGGTGGAATGAAGGCTCCGGGGCTGGATGGTTTCCAAGGCATTTTTTACCATTCCTATTGGGATATCATTGTGGAGGAGGTGAAGGGTTTGGTGGGAGACTTTATGATGGAGTGGGCATCTCTAAGCGGATCAACTCTACTCATATTGTGTTGATTCCTATATTCTCAAGTCCGGAATTGGTTTCTCAATATCGTCCTATCAGCTTATGCAACTTCTCGTTTTAAATCCTTTCGAAGATCTTGGCTAATCGTCTGAAGCCGTTGTTGTCCGGTTTAATCTCTCCCATGCAGAATGCTTTTGTTATGGATAAGCAAATCCAGGATAATATTGGAACTGCTCACGAATTGTTTCACTTTCTGAAGCTAAGAAAAGCTAAGTGGAAGTATGAACTGGGTATTAAACTTGATATGCATGAGGCATATGATCATGTCGAATGAGATTTCTTAGAAGCTTTTTTGATAAAGTTGGGCTTTTGTCAGGGTTAGACCAATTTGATCATGAACTCTGTGAGTTATGTGGAATTTGCGGTGTTGTTGGATGGTCAACCCGGACATCCATTCACCCCTTCCAAGGGAATACGGCAAGGAGACCCTTTATCTCCTTACTTATTCCTCTTGGTTAGTGATGTTTTATCCCGGCTTATCCAGCGTGGTGTTGATGGGGGTCTGATTAA
This region includes:
- the LOC137728594 gene encoding uncharacterized protein, which encodes MWQDLWPNTVVSHETAVGSDHCPIVVQSQPPIRKGKKPFRFEAFWAKDEECKNIVLKSWRLQGGSRDWGDLLDCIEPLISDTMNAELIKPVSEAEIKEATYQMGGMKAPGLDGFQGIFYHSYWDIIVEEILANRLKPLLSGLISPMQNAFVMDKQIQDNIGTAHELFHFLKLRKAKWKYELGIKLDMHERGVDGGLINGVHMNLTGPTISHLFFVDDTLIFLQANRQNCDNIMHILNMYCLASRQQISLHKSSVYFSRNVPPHLRTQLSSILGMPSVSDPGEYLSLPAIWGISKRQSLVYVKGKVLGKIHGWKQSSLSLAGKEVLIKAVIQAIPSDPMNLFKFPTAVCKDLDSLAARFWWGDADGKMRIHWMSWDKLGRPKCERG